The DNA segment AATCACTGGGCCACAAGGCCCCGAAGTCCGCGGTGTCGGATTACCTGGAATGGTTTGAGGACGCCTACGTTCTGTTCACCGTGCGTATCTTCGACCCGTCGCTCGCACGCAGGAACGCCAATCCGAAAAAGATCTACTGTATCGATCATGCCCTGGTCACGTCGGTGTCCTCAGGAATGCTGGTCAACTCCGGTCATCTCCTTGAGAACCTGGTCTTTACAGCCCTTCGGAGTCTTTATCCAGAGCTCTACTACTATAAGACGAGGACCGGGCGGGAGGTCGACTTCATCGTCCCGATGCGTGGTCTGCCGCAGATGTTGGTCCAGGCATGCGAGTCTCTGGCCAACCCGCAGACACGAAAACGAGAAACAGCGGCGTTGGGCGAAGCGATGGCGGAGCTAAAGCTCACAACAGGAACCATCGTGACCCGGAGCGGGCATGAGCGAATCGAGGTGGACGGTGGAACCATCGAGGTCGTTCCGGCATGGCGATTCCTCCTTGACCTACCGGAATCAACGGGATAGCCATAGATATTGGCTCGTTGGTAATTTCTTGCGAAGCGCCGGATAAAGTTATAGGATTCGGCTCAACTGCAAATATCAATAGTTGAACAGTTGCCGCTCGAGCCCCCGCAATCCAAGGGCGAACCGGAAATGCTGTACCTATTGCTGGCAGATCTTCTGGTCCTGCTGCACTTGACCTTCGTCGTCTTTGTCGTCCTGGGCATCCTCTTGGTACTGCGTTGGCCACGGCTGGCTTGGGTCCACCTTCCAAGCGCGCTCTGGGGCGCGCTCATCGAGTTTGCCGGGTGGGTCTGCCCGCTTACCCCCCTCGAAAATCGGTTCCGGCAACTGGGTGGTGATGCGGGCTACTCTGGCGACTTCGTGGAGCACTATCTGCTGCCGATCCTGTATCCGCAAGCCCTGACACGACAGACGCAGATAGCGCTTGGAATGCTGGTGCTCATCCTCAACGCAACGGGGTACGTCATCCTATGGCGTCGTCACACAAGCGGACCCGGCTAACTGGCGCTTGACCATACCGCTCATGGAGTTCGTATCTGCTGCCGATGAAGAAGATGAAGGAGTCAGTGAGGTACCATATGGAGAAGGTGCAGACGGACAGTTGCAAGAGCGGCGATTGGACACTTCATCTTGGGCGCGGTTTCCCGTGCGACCTAAAGGCCTGTCCGACAGTGTCAAGGTGAGCTACACAAGTGGGTCCCGAGTGCCCCCGCTGCAGGCTATGGGAGCTGAGCCGCAACGCATAATCCTTGCAACCGCCTCCCGACCCAACCCTCGAAGTCACGTACTCTTACTGCAAGTCTTTGTGACGGCGCAAGCGCGCCTCCTCCTCCGCTTTGGCTTCCTGGCGGCGCCTTGATGCCTTGCGAATCGGGACCATGATCCCAATGAGTACGCCGGCAGGAATCGTAAGAAGTAAGGTCAAGCTCATGAGATTCACTGGCGGCGCAGCATCTCCCTCAGATGCGATCATCCAGATCGGTCCAAGAACAAATGCTCCGACGAGACCGACGATGAATCCCCCGGACATCCCCACGATCGCTCCCACAAGGCATCTTCGGACAAGCATGACGTCATTACCCTCTCTAGAGTTTCATATCTTCGCGGTCACTTCATGTTGCTGAAATCAGTTCGACCGATGGAATACCTGCTCGCGGGGTATTCCGTAGCCTCTGTCGCGGTGACCCACTGAATCGCTGCCGGGAAGGAACACGGGCACTCACCGAGCCTGCGGCAATTAGAACGGCACCCGGTCCAGCACCATCAGCAACAGCAGTGCCGGAAGGTGCACCAGCGACACGAGCAACAGTCGCCTTACGTCTGTTGTCGATCGCCACAGGGTAAAGGCATACGCGCACCCAAGCACGCCAATGCCCAGCGTCAGCGCACCCAGGAAATAGACTGGGCCGGCAAACCCGATAAGGGTCGGCAGCAGACTGACGACAAGTAAGACCAGGCAGTCGAAGACAATCTGACGTCCTGCAATGTTATCACCCGGATCGATCACAGGCAGGAGTCGAATCCCTGCTCGCGCATAATCGTCCTTGTACAGCATGGCGATTGCTCGCGTATGAGGAAGCTGCCACAGAAACATGATCGCGAACAGCACCCAAGCCTCGATCCCGAGCCTTCCTGTGGCCGCCGCCCAGCCGATCACCGGCGGCAGCGCCCCCGGCACGGCTCCCACAACCGTACAGAAGGCGGTCCTGCGCTTCAGCGGCGTGTAGAGAAACAGATAACTTCCCACAATAACGATGGCCACCACACTACTCAGAGTATTGACCGAAATGGCCAGATACAGCAGGCCCGCGACCGCGATCGACACTCCGAACAGGAGCGCTTCCACAGGCTGCAGCCGACCAGCCGGCAACGGCCGGAGCCGTGTACGCACCATTCGCGCGTCCGTGTCCCGTTCGAGGAACTGATTCAGCGCGAGCGTTCCACCCGCAGCAAGTGCCGTCCCGACCAGCACATGCAGCAGTGTCGCGTAGTCCGGCGTACTGCGAAGGCCCAGGTAAAAGCCTACGAAAGTAGTCAGTAGCACCATGGTGAGAATGCCCGGCTTCATCAGTAATACAAAATCCGCCACTCGCCTGTATGTGCGCGTGAACTCGGCGCCTACTGTTTCAGATGTCAGCATCATGCGCGCACCCGCTCGTCGAGTAATCCCTGGCCGGTAACAGCCTCTGATGACGTGAGCAACCGATAGACTCGAAGCGTCAGCACGATACAGACTGCCAGCATCAGCGCACCCGTGATTCTGTGAGTGGTTGGAAGCGCCAACCGAATAAAGGCCGCGTAGGGGATTTCGATGGAGGTAAAACGATTCACATACGACCCGAGGCCCAACAAAAGCTGTAACACCAACAGGCCGACAAGTAGGGTGACAGGCCGCACGAACTTCACCTGATCCGAGTAATGTCCCAGGATCCGTCTTGCGAGACACCACACGTGGATACTGACAAGGGCAGCACAAAACAGATGGGCTTGAAACCAATCGCCGATATGCGTCAGCATGCCTCCAAAGAAGATCTGAAGGTACACCGCGCCGGTTGTCAGGAGGCAAAGCCGCTTGACCGCTCCGACATCCGCCATGACAACCCTCCCGGGCCTGTGTTCCCACTCGTACGAGGTCACCACCACCACACTCGTAATGAGGGCGAAGAAGGCTTGGGCAAGCAGGCTATGGATGAGTGCGAGTTCGCTCCCGGCTGATATCAGGATCACTCGAAGACCGCCGAGCACCCCCTGGACGATCACCGCGCCGACGGCAGCAACGCCGAGTGACCGAGCCGATCTTCCCGACTCCTTCACCCAGAGCACAATGGCCAATGCCAGGGTGAGCAGACCCACGATGGATCCGATCAGCCGATGACTGTGTTCGTAAAAGACGCCCCCCACCATGTGTGACCATGGGTAGAGGAACATGTTATACCCGAACGTGGTCGGCCAGTCCGGCACCGCCAGCCCCGCCCCGGTATTCGTGACCAGACCGCCGACGAAGATCAACACCAACGTTGACGCCGCGGTCACCAGGGCGAATCGATGTGGCCACGAGCTGGAGTCTCGCGCGTCGGTATCGGGCATTGACCTCTCGCTATCATTCGACATAGACTACCTTATCTAGCTGAGCTACAGAACGAAGTCAATCGTAAAATCCGCACCCGGGAACAGCAGTGGAAAGTTATCATAGCGATAGCCTTTCGATGAACCGCTGGGCAGTCAGTAAGACTCTCCTCACTATCCTCACGGTATTCCTTTGGGTGCAGACCGCCTCAGGGGCTGAGGTCTGGGCGACCAATCAATTGTCGAACACCATCAGCATCATCGATAGTGAGGCGCTTGCAGTGCTCACCACAATCCCTTCCGGCGGGAAGGAGCCCCACAATATCACCTTCAGCCCAAACGGAAAAGAGGCGTGGGTGACCCACGTCGGTTCCAATACAATCAGCATTATTAATACAACAACGCGGGAGGTGACAACCACACTTCCTGCGGGAACCCGGACCCATGCTATAACTTTCAGTCCAAATGGCAAGCT comes from the Candidatus Methylomirabilis tolerans genome and includes:
- the cyoE gene encoding heme o synthase; the protein is MMLTSETVGAEFTRTYRRVADFVLLMKPGILTMVLLTTFVGFYLGLRSTPDYATLLHVLVGTALAAGGTLALNQFLERDTDARMVRTRLRPLPAGRLQPVEALLFGVSIAVAGLLYLAISVNTLSSVVAIVIVGSYLFLYTPLKRRTAFCTVVGAVPGALPPVIGWAAATGRLGIEAWVLFAIMFLWQLPHTRAIAMLYKDDYARAGIRLLPVIDPGDNIAGRQIVFDCLVLLVVSLLPTLIGFAGPVYFLGALTLGIGVLGCAYAFTLWRSTTDVRRLLLVSLVHLPALLLLMVLDRVPF
- a CDS encoding DUF2784 domain-containing protein; the encoded protein is MLYLLLADLLVLLHLTFVVFVVLGILLVLRWPRLAWVHLPSALWGALIEFAGWVCPLTPLENRFRQLGGDAGYSGDFVEHYLLPILYPQALTRQTQIALGMLVLILNATGYVILWRRHTSGPG
- a CDS encoding COX15/CtaA family protein; the encoded protein is MPDTDARDSSSWPHRFALVTAASTLVLIFVGGLVTNTGAGLAVPDWPTTFGYNMFLYPWSHMVGGVFYEHSHRLIGSIVGLLTLALAIVLWVKESGRSARSLGVAAVGAVIVQGVLGGLRVILISAGSELALIHSLLAQAFFALITSVVVVTSYEWEHRPGRVVMADVGAVKRLCLLTTGAVYLQIFFGGMLTHIGDWFQAHLFCAALVSIHVWCLARRILGHYSDQVKFVRPVTLLVGLLVLQLLLGLGSYVNRFTSIEIPYAAFIRLALPTTHRITGALMLAVCIVLTLRVYRLLTSSEAVTGQGLLDERVRA